The Streptomyces durmitorensis genome contains the following window.
GGGACGGCACATCGGCACGGTCCTGTCCGTCGTCGTGAACTTCTTCAACCCCCAGGCCGTCGCCCTCGGCGGTGTCCTGGCCACCGCCGAACCGCTCGTCGCCGCCGTACGAGGCGTCCTCTACGAGCGCTGCCTGCCCCTGGCCACCGCGGACCTGGAGATCACCACCACCGTGACAGGGCGCGACGCGGGCCTCCTCGGCGCCGGACTCACCGCCCTGCGCCAGAACCTCCCCCACTCCCCGGCACCCCACTCCCCGGCACCCCAGGACCCGTCGTCCCAGGAAGAGAGCGCCCGCGCATGACCGGCACGACCACCCCCACGACGAACCAGCGTCGCCTCCGCATCGGCATCGGCGGCATCGGCATCGAGTCCTCCACCTTCTGCCCGCACCGCTCCACCACCGACGACTTCCGTCAGACCCGCGGCCAGGACCTCCTGGACCGCTACACCTGGACCCGGCCGGACTCGGACCTGGCCCGCACGGTCGAGTGGGTGCCCCTCCTGCACGCGACCTCGCTGCCCGGCGGCCCGGTGGAGGCCGAGTCGTACCTGGTCCTCAAGGACGAACTGGTCACGCGCATACGGGAGTCGGGCCCCCTGGACGGTCTCGTCTACGACATCCACGGCGCGATGAGCGTCGTCGGCCTGACCGATGCCGAGGCCGATCTGACGGAAGCCGTCCGCGCCGCGCTCGACGCCGTCGGCACCCCCGACGGGGGCCGCCCCATGATGTCGACCGCCATGGACCTGCACGGCAACGTCTCGCGCCGGTTCGCCGAGCCGATCGACCTGCTCACCGCCCACCGCCTCGCCCCGCACGAGGACGCCTGGGAGACCCGCGAGCGCGCCGCGCGCAATCTCGTGCGCTGCCTGCGCGAGGGCACCCGGCCGCACCGCGCCTGGGTGCAGGTGCCGGTGCTCCTGCCCGGCGAGAAGACCAGCACCCGCCTGGAGCCCGCCAAATCCCTCTACGCCTCGCTCGCCGACATCGAGCAGCTGCCCGGCATCCTCGACGCGGCGATGTGGGTCGGCTACGCCTGGGCGGACGAACCGCGCTGCAAGGCCGCGATCGTCGTCACCGGGGAAGACGCCGAACTTGCCGCCGCCGAGGCCGAGAAGCTTGCCCGCCGCTACTGGGACGCGCGCCGCGACTTCCTCTTCGTCGGCCCCACCGGCGGCGCCGAGGAGTGCATCGCCCAGGCGGTGGCCTCGACGAAGCGGCCCTTCCTGATCAGCGACTCCGGCGACAACCCCACGGCGGGCGGCGCCGGCGACCTGGCGTACATGCTGGGCAAGCTCCTGGAGAACGACGCGATCCGCTCCGGGAAGGTCACCGCGGTCCACCCCGGCATCACCGACCCCGTCGCCGTCGCCCGCTGCTTCGAAGCGGGAGTGGGCGCCGAGGTCGCCCTGAGCGTCGGCGGCAAGGTCGACGCGAACCACGGGGGCCCCTACGAACTCACGGGCACCGTCGTGGCGTTGCAGCGCGCGGCCGAGCAGAAGGACCGGGCGGAGGGCGGCGCGTACGACCGGGGCGTCGACATGGCGGCCGTGAAGACCGGCGGCGTGACCGTGATCCTGGTCGAGCGGCGCAAGCCCTTCCACACCCTCGCGGACTTCATGGGACCGGCGGACGGCGGCCTCGGCGTCGACCCGCGCACCTTCGACCTGGTCGTGGTCAAGATCGGCTATCTGGAGCCCGAGCTCCATGACATGGCCGCCGACTGGCTCCTCGCCCTCACCCCGGGCGGCGTCGACCAGGACCTGCTGCGGCTCGGTCACCACCGGGTGGAGCGCCCGCTGTACCCGTTCGACGAGGACGCGTACGACGACGGGGGCGAGGGCGGGGACGGCCCCGTCCTGAGGGCGGCCCGGCTGACGCCGCTCGCCTGAAGAACCCGGTGATCGCCTGATGAGAAGGGGCTTCACCGGCCAGAACGGTTCTGCGAGGGTGATCCCTTCGAGCCGCGAACCCGCCCGGAGGAGCCCCCGTGAAGCGTGCCGCCACCCTGTCCGCCCTGGTCTGTCTGCTCGCCGTCACGGCTGCCGCGCCCGCGTCCCCCGACGCCGGGCGCGGCAAGGACCGCCACCACGGCAGCCTGCTGGACTCCGTGCCCAAGACGGGCATCCTGAAGGTGTGCACCACGGGCGACTACCGCCCGTTCACCCACCTCGACCCCGCCGACGGCACATACAGCGGCGTCGACATCAAGATGGCCGAGGACCTGGCGAAAAGTCTGGAAGCCAAGCCCACGTACGTGGCCACCACCTGGGCGAACCTGACCAAGGACGTCGCGGCGGGCCGCTGCGACATCGCGGTCGGCGGCGTCTCCATCACCCTGCCGCGCGCCCGCCAGGTCTACTTCAGCGAGCCGACCCGCGAGGACGGCAAGACGCCGATCATCCGCTGCGCCGACAAGGAGAAGTTCGGCGAGGGCACACTCAAGGACATCGACAAGACGGGCACCACCGTCATCGTCAATCCCGGTGGCACGAACGAGCAGTTCGCACGCGCCCACATCAAGCAGGCCACGATCAAGCAGCACCCCGAGAACACCACGATCTTCCAGGAGATCATCGAGGGCCGCGCGGACGTGATGATGACGGACGCGAGCGAGACCCGCTACCAGGCCAAGATCCACCCCGAACTCTGCTCCCTGCACCCGGAGAAGCCCTTCACCTTCTCCGAGAAGGCCTACGCACTGCCGCGCGGGGACGAGGAATTCAAGGAGTACGTCGACCAGTTCACGCACCTGGCGACGCACGACGGGACGTACGCCGAGTACGAGGCCGAGTGGATGGGCACCCCCTCGGGTTCCTAGCCAGGGGTTTCCCTGAGCCCGCCCCCGATGTCCGGGCGGCGCGGCCGTCCTACCTTCCTGGGCATGGCTTCCTTCCGTGAACGGTGCATCCACAGCCGGCAGGGTGGTCGGCTCGCCTCGACCACCACCGCCGACATTGACGAGCTCGTGGCCGGGCTCAAGGACCGGCCGCGCGTCGTGCTGCACTTCCACGGTGGACTCATCGACGACACGCTGGGGTTCGCCACCGCCGAGCGGCTCACGCCCGTGTACGAGGCGGCCGGCGCCGATCCCGTCTTCTTCGTGTGGAGCAGCGGACTCCTGGAGACCCTGCGGGGCAACCTTCCGCAGATCCTGAACGAGAGCGTCTTCCGTACGCTGCTCAACCGCGTCACCCGCTACGCCACCGGCACCGTCTTCCGGCAGCCGGGACAGCGCGCCCTCGGGGTGGTGGCCACCCCTTCCCCGAGGGCGGTAGCAGCCGAACTCGCCCAGGTGCGGGCGGGGCAGGAGCCGTACGCGCGGCTGACCGCGCCGCCGGACGTGCCGCCGCTGAGCGAGGCCGAGCAGAAGCAGATCGCCGCCGAACTCTCGGCGGACACCGAACTGGCCGAGCGCACCCGGGAGATCGTGAACTCGGTGGTGCCACCCGCCCAGGTCCACCCCACAGAGCCGGTCGCCGCGGCGCGAGAAGTCATCGGGGGGCGTGCCGCGGCGGCCACACTGATGTCACCCGACGTCGTGGCCGATCTCGCGGCCAGGGCGGGCACGGGGGAACGTGCCCTGGTGAGCACCGCGTTGGTCGTGCGCAAGACCGTGCGGGTGGTGGCCGCCGTCGTGGGCCGCTTCCGGCAGCGCAACGACCACGGCCTCTATCCGACGGTCGTCGAGGAGATCCTGCGCGAGTTCTACCTCGCCAACGCGGGCGCCGCGATCTGGGGCGCGATGAAGCGGCAGACCGCCGACACGTTCACCGCCGCGGGCGACGAGGTCCGCGCCGGACGGTACTTCCTCGACCGGTTCGCCGAGCTGCTCGCCTCCGGCACCCGCCCCCAGGTGACCGTGGTCGGCCACAGCGCGGGCGCCGTGTTCATCTCCAACCTCCTCGACGACCTCGCGCGCAGGCGCGCCGAGGACGACGACCCCCTCCCCGCCGACTTCCGGCTGCGGGACGTGGTGCTCCTCGCACCCGCCTGCACGGTGGCTCAACTGGCGCCCGTGGTCCGCCGCCAGGCCGAACTCTTCGACCGGTTCCGGATGTTCACCATGACCGACGCGGCCGAGCAGGCCGACCACCTGGTGCCGTTCCTGTATCCGAGGTCCTTGCTCTACTTCATCTCCGGAGTCCTGGAGCGCGGGCCCGCCCAGCGGTCCGTCGTCACACCGATCGCGGGCATGCAGCACTGGTACCTCGACCCCGCCGCCACGGGACCCGAATCCGACGACCTGCGCGGCTTCCTGCGGGCGGACCCCGCCCGCACGGTCTGGTCGCCCGGCGACGTCGGCCCCGGTCTGCGCGCGGGGGCGCGCAGCCACGTCGCGTTCGACGACGACCCGCAGGTCCTCGCGAGCGTGGCCGCCATGCTCGCCGACTGAACGGCGCGAGGCTGAACGAGGGGGAGAGTCCGATGAACGACCTGCATTACGCCGTGGTCGTCGGCATCAACCGTTATCCGGCCATCGGTGACCTGCAGGCCGCGCGGGGTGATGCGGTCCGGTTCCGTGAGTGGCTCGTCGACCCCAAGGGAGGCGATGTGCCCGAAGGCAACGTCACGCTGGTGACCGCCACCGAGGAGCAGGAGCGCACCGCGGACTTCATGACGGCCGTACCGACCAGGGAGAACGTCGACCTGGCGCTCTACCGGACGAA
Protein-coding sequences here:
- a CDS encoding M81 family metallopeptidase — its product is MTGTTTPTTNQRRLRIGIGGIGIESSTFCPHRSTTDDFRQTRGQDLLDRYTWTRPDSDLARTVEWVPLLHATSLPGGPVEAESYLVLKDELVTRIRESGPLDGLVYDIHGAMSVVGLTDAEADLTEAVRAALDAVGTPDGGRPMMSTAMDLHGNVSRRFAEPIDLLTAHRLAPHEDAWETRERAARNLVRCLREGTRPHRAWVQVPVLLPGEKTSTRLEPAKSLYASLADIEQLPGILDAAMWVGYAWADEPRCKAAIVVTGEDAELAAAEAEKLARRYWDARRDFLFVGPTGGAEECIAQAVASTKRPFLISDSGDNPTAGGAGDLAYMLGKLLENDAIRSGKVTAVHPGITDPVAVARCFEAGVGAEVALSVGGKVDANHGGPYELTGTVVALQRAAEQKDRAEGGAYDRGVDMAAVKTGGVTVILVERRKPFHTLADFMGPADGGLGVDPRTFDLVVVKIGYLEPELHDMAADWLLALTPGGVDQDLLRLGHHRVERPLYPFDEDAYDDGGEGGDGPVLRAARLTPLA
- a CDS encoding transporter substrate-binding domain-containing protein produces the protein MKRAATLSALVCLLAVTAAAPASPDAGRGKDRHHGSLLDSVPKTGILKVCTTGDYRPFTHLDPADGTYSGVDIKMAEDLAKSLEAKPTYVATTWANLTKDVAAGRCDIAVGGVSITLPRARQVYFSEPTREDGKTPIIRCADKEKFGEGTLKDIDKTGTTVIVNPGGTNEQFARAHIKQATIKQHPENTTIFQEIIEGRADVMMTDASETRYQAKIHPELCSLHPEKPFTFSEKAYALPRGDEEFKEYVDQFTHLATHDGTYAEYEAEWMGTPSGS